Proteins encoded together in one Vibrio metoecus window:
- a CDS encoding glycoside hydrolase family 88 protein yields MTKPIALRPLPSTLDEPRVLNHLSKVVEAIARNIPKIGERNPKIGTHDHQWEFCGQFDWVSSFWTGELWLCYQMTGQETFKNSAKLRKSYFANMLLDPFWLDHDLGFQYSLSCVADYQLTGDEESKMMAIRAADHLIHRFRKIGGYIVAWNDTHPLGPEITQGKSIIDSLQNTALLFWASKMTGSPVYANAAKRHSETLAKHIVRDDFSTYHSFNFHPVTQQPLKGETFQGYADDSCWARGQSWAIHGFAQTYLYTGDEQFLTLAKQLAKYATDHITDDGVPVWDYSLPADEIQYKDSSAGAITAAGLLLIAQCIDDEKEAKMYRDWGLFLLQGLMTQCDLTDDEQALGLLAEGASFVKIGLCNNMLPYGDYYYLEALMRANGYRNFFW; encoded by the coding sequence ATGACCAAACCTATTGCACTTCGACCATTGCCAAGCACTTTAGATGAACCTCGGGTACTCAATCATCTGAGTAAAGTGGTGGAAGCTATTGCACGTAATATTCCGAAAATTGGTGAGCGTAACCCTAAAATCGGTACTCACGATCATCAATGGGAATTTTGTGGCCAATTTGATTGGGTATCCTCATTTTGGACGGGGGAACTCTGGCTTTGTTACCAAATGACAGGCCAAGAAACCTTTAAAAACAGCGCTAAACTGCGCAAATCTTACTTTGCCAACATGCTTTTGGATCCGTTCTGGTTGGATCATGATTTAGGTTTTCAATACAGCTTAAGCTGTGTTGCGGACTACCAACTGACTGGGGATGAAGAATCCAAGATGATGGCGATTCGCGCCGCCGATCATCTGATTCATCGCTTCCGCAAAATTGGCGGTTACATTGTCGCGTGGAACGATACGCATCCCCTTGGCCCTGAAATCACCCAAGGGAAATCGATCATCGATTCTTTGCAAAATACCGCACTGCTCTTTTGGGCATCAAAGATGACAGGTTCACCCGTCTATGCAAATGCCGCTAAGCGCCACAGTGAAACGTTAGCCAAGCACATAGTGCGTGATGATTTCTCAACCTATCACTCATTTAATTTCCATCCTGTGACTCAACAGCCGCTTAAGGGTGAGACTTTCCAAGGTTACGCGGATGATTCTTGCTGGGCTCGTGGTCAATCATGGGCGATTCATGGCTTTGCCCAAACCTACCTTTATACCGGTGATGAGCAGTTTTTAACGCTCGCGAAGCAGCTTGCGAAATACGCGACTGACCACATCACGGACGATGGTGTACCTGTGTGGGATTACAGCCTACCGGCTGATGAAATTCAGTATAAAGACAGTTCTGCAGGCGCAATTACCGCGGCAGGCTTGCTGCTGATTGCGCAGTGCATTGACGATGAAAAAGAAGCAAAAATGTACCGCGATTGGGGGCTGTTCTTGCTGCAAGGTCTCATGACGCAATGCGATTTAACCGATGATGAACAGGCACTCGGTCTGCTGGCGGAAGGTGCATCCTTCGTCAAAATTGGTCTTTGCAACAACATGCTGCCTTATGGTGATTACTACTATTTAGAAGCACTGATGCGTGCAAACGGCTACCGGAACTTCTTCTGGTAA
- the gnpA gene encoding 1,3-beta-galactosyl-N-acetylhexosamine phosphorylase — MTKMTSRKGHMTLPVEVGQEEVVLDLYQRWQADALRDSDGTSMPACLAEQDSEIYSIMCLVRADQAFANQHPEYLHRKYLMSFPVTAMDETLVLTPLKGYSKDKYELDDDSDPKQWWEVRNRTTNQVIPAAQWEFDADRQQVTIFQAVPYHEYTVTFMARQVWDSVSMYNALTNDWKGPKIKSLDPYHPECRAHLLAHFQKWLDEHPHTTVVRFTTFAFLFVIDTGEKNQDIYRDWTGYGETVSPRALEDFERRFGYKLSPEDFVDAGYYNGTYKVPSQRYRDWMTFVQDFVVEFAAQLVEMSHQAGKKTAMFQGDHWIGTEPFLDSYQKIGLDINIGAVEDGVALRRLTDSQGSQIREARFYPYFFPDVFREGNDPVVESMSNWTKIRRAMLQKPLDRIGYGGYLSLANQFPHFIDHVSEISREFGTYLDKTARTESQKLPGKVAVLSSWGKARSWLQNQARDQRFYVPPRPDVMEFVGNNLLECLAGLPFEVEFISFEDIIQHGIGDDIKVIINTGDANSAWSGGECWADPQVLVALRRFVANGGGLLGVCDPSALQKNGRYFQLGDVFGLEKETALTMGRVAMPLNIAKDHYLSQFVVGEEDFGNPSYVYPQADDLAVLAAQGQHLALTARNYGEGRAVYLGNLPFTMVNARLLQHILVWLGGNEEHPQPWLSSHPLVDVAYYPEMNVATAVNFSSLPQMLTVVDECGYKVEIRLQGYEWKWIE, encoded by the coding sequence ATGACTAAGATGACCTCACGTAAAGGGCATATGACCCTGCCTGTCGAAGTGGGACAGGAAGAGGTAGTTTTGGATTTATATCAGCGTTGGCAAGCGGATGCACTGCGCGATAGTGATGGCACCAGCATGCCAGCTTGTCTGGCAGAGCAAGACAGCGAAATCTATTCGATCATGTGTTTAGTGCGCGCCGACCAAGCCTTTGCGAACCAACACCCAGAATACTTGCACCGTAAATACTTAATGTCTTTCCCTGTTACGGCAATGGATGAAACCTTAGTGCTGACACCACTAAAAGGTTACAGCAAAGACAAGTATGAGCTGGATGACGACAGCGATCCTAAGCAATGGTGGGAAGTGCGTAACCGCACAACGAACCAAGTGATTCCTGCTGCGCAGTGGGAGTTTGATGCTGATCGCCAGCAGGTGACAATTTTCCAAGCGGTGCCTTACCATGAATACACGGTGACTTTCATGGCGCGCCAGGTTTGGGATAGCGTATCCATGTATAACGCGCTAACCAACGACTGGAAAGGGCCAAAAATCAAGAGTTTGGATCCTTATCATCCTGAGTGTCGAGCACACCTTCTTGCACATTTCCAAAAATGGCTGGATGAGCACCCGCACACGACCGTGGTTCGTTTCACGACTTTCGCTTTCCTCTTTGTGATTGATACTGGTGAAAAGAACCAAGATATCTATCGTGATTGGACGGGTTACGGTGAAACCGTTAGCCCGCGTGCTTTGGAAGATTTTGAACGCCGCTTTGGGTATAAACTCTCCCCTGAAGATTTTGTGGATGCAGGCTATTACAACGGAACGTACAAGGTACCATCGCAGCGCTACCGTGACTGGATGACCTTTGTGCAAGATTTTGTGGTGGAGTTTGCTGCGCAGTTGGTGGAAATGTCTCACCAAGCAGGCAAGAAAACCGCCATGTTCCAAGGCGACCATTGGATCGGTACAGAGCCTTTCTTGGATAGCTATCAAAAAATTGGTTTAGATATCAACATTGGTGCGGTGGAAGATGGCGTGGCACTGCGTCGCTTAACCGATTCACAAGGTAGCCAAATTCGCGAAGCACGGTTCTATCCTTATTTCTTCCCAGATGTGTTCCGTGAAGGGAATGATCCAGTTGTGGAATCCATGTCGAACTGGACTAAGATTCGCCGTGCGATGTTGCAAAAACCATTGGATCGAATTGGTTACGGTGGTTATCTCTCCTTAGCTAACCAGTTCCCGCATTTTATTGACCATGTGAGTGAGATTTCACGTGAGTTTGGTACTTATTTGGATAAAACGGCACGCACTGAGTCACAGAAATTGCCGGGTAAAGTCGCAGTATTAAGCTCGTGGGGCAAAGCACGTAGCTGGTTACAAAACCAAGCACGCGATCAGCGTTTTTATGTTCCGCCTCGTCCGGATGTGATGGAGTTTGTTGGCAATAACTTACTCGAATGTTTGGCAGGGCTGCCATTTGAAGTCGAGTTCATCAGTTTTGAAGACATCATCCAGCACGGCATTGGTGATGACATCAAAGTGATCATCAACACGGGCGATGCGAATTCTGCATGGAGCGGTGGCGAGTGTTGGGCCGATCCACAAGTGCTGGTGGCTTTACGTCGATTTGTTGCCAATGGTGGCGGTTTACTGGGCGTATGTGATCCTTCTGCACTGCAAAAGAATGGACGCTATTTCCAACTGGGTGATGTTTTTGGCCTTGAGAAAGAAACGGCATTGACCATGGGACGTGTCGCTATGCCACTGAACATCGCCAAAGATCATTATCTGAGCCAGTTTGTCGTTGGGGAAGAAGACTTCGGTAATCCAAGCTACGTTTACCCACAGGCAGATGATTTGGCCGTACTTGCGGCGCAAGGGCAGCACCTCGCTCTGACAGCAAGAAATTATGGCGAAGGTCGAGCGGTTTACTTAGGTAATCTGCCGTTTACTATGGTCAACGCGCGCTTGTTGCAACACATTCTGGTATGGCTGGGGGGGAATGAAGAACATCCTCAACCTTGGTTGTCATCTCATCCACTGGTGGATGTTGCCTATTATCCAGAGATGAACGTCGCGACCGCGGTGAACTTTTCAAGCTTGCCACAAATGCTGACTGTTGTGGATGAATGTGGATATAAAGTTGAGATTCGCTTACAAGGCTATGAATGGAAATGGATTGAATGA